A genomic segment from Corylus avellana chromosome ca5, CavTom2PMs-1.0 encodes:
- the LOC132180505 gene encoding ethylene-responsive transcription factor ERN1-like, producing the protein MARKRKAGEAVEDKSSSEETMAWDHMVKEAAASAALGGPVRARKRFVGVRQRPSGRWVAEIKDTIQKIRVWLGTFDTAEEAARAYDEAACLLRGANTRTNFWPCSSSSSSSPALPSKITNLLLQRLKARNSTCTASSNSSLPIGQQEKLQAELYREEVTDFSGTSFTDYLNDSEDYTNCNNIVPSTSATASYEYMTTNFESFLTEKEDSGGREIDFDYNWSTSVAQTCSGDGNFGGQGEEDGEEAGTDIGTQDFQFLDAVGTCFYSPFEIAEEIEEPVEPENYTDEPSMLRAAMKRMKYERKFSASLYAFNGIPECLKRQLISGNVKGRGMSDQLSNLQKACNNSKAEKNAEEEYVEMMREREEGNQQSSVQMGSSSSSSSNDGELSLWSSLDLPPICFVN; encoded by the coding sequence ATGGCTAGGAAGAGAAAGGCTGGAGAGGCAGTGGAAGACAAAAGTTCTAGTGAGGAAACCATGGCTTGGGATCACATGGTGAAGGAAGCTGCGGCATCAGCGGCTCTAGGCGGGCCAGTAAGAGCCCGAAAGCGATTTGTTGGTGTCCGGCAAAGGCCGTCCGGTCGATGGGTGGCTGAGATTAAGGACACCATACAAAAGATAAGAGTGTGGTTAGGCACTTTTGATACAGCAGAGGAGGCAGCCAGAGCCTATGATGAGGCTGCTTGCTTGCTTCGTGGTGCCAACACTCGGACAAACTTCTGGCCTTgttcctcatcttcatcttcatcccCAGCTCTTCCCTCAAAGATCACTAACCTCCTTCTCCAAAGGCTCAAAGCAAGAAACAGCACTTGTACTGCTTCATCCAATTCTTCCTTGCCCATTGGCCAGCAAGAAAAGCTACAAGCAGAACTATACAGAGAAGAAGTAACAGATTTCTCAGGTACCTCATTCACAGATTACCTTAACGACTCTGAAGATTACACCAACTGCAACAACATTGTACCTAGTACTAGTGCAACTGCTAGTTATGAGTATATGACCACAAATTTTGAATCCTTTTTGACTGAAAAAGAAGACTCTGGAGGCAGAGAAATCGACTTCGACTATAACTGGAGTACTAGTGTAGCACAAACTTGTAGTGGAGATGGTAATTTTGGAGGGcaaggagaagaagatggagAAGAAGCAGGCACTGATATTGGAACTCAGGATTTCCAATTTTTGGATGCTGTTGGAACCTGTTTCTATTCACCCTTTGAGATTGCTGAAGAGATTGAGGAGCCGGTGGAGCCAGAGAACTACACTGATGAGCCATCAATGCTTAGAGCAGCCATGAAGAGGATGAAATATGAAAGGAAGTTCTCAGCTTCTCTCTATGCCTTCAATGGAATACCCGAGTGCTTAAAGCGGCAGCTCATATCCGGAAATGTGAAAGGAAGGGGAATGTCTGACCAATTAAGTAATCTACAAAAGGCATGTAACAACAGCAAAGCAGAGAAGAATGCAGAAGAAGAATATGTGGAAATGATGAGAGAAAGGGAGGAGGGAAACCAGCAAAGTTCAGTTCAAATGgggtcttcttcctcttcttcaagCAACGATGGTGAATTGTCACTTTGGAGCTCATTGGATCTTCCACCCATCTGCTTTGTTAACTAA